Below is a genomic region from Prunus persica cultivar Lovell chromosome G3, Prunus_persica_NCBIv2, whole genome shotgun sequence.
ttcttctcagtTTTGGAACTTTGAAATGAGTATAAGTGACGTCATGACAACATGGAAAAATGTTTAATGTATATAAGTGACGTGATGACATTAATAattcgtgtttttttttttccgagtACATATGATTTTTAGACAGTACACCAGAGAATTTTACTCataaagaaaatcaagaacATCTAAAATGTGATAAAATTTCATACTTTAAAGGCTAGCTtactttaaattataaatgacaAGGCTACatgaacaagaaaaatgatatAGGAATATATAATGGTAAAGATttggaattgaatttgaatttatgaGGTTGGATTATAGGAACAAAATTTTGCTTGGCATGAGGGGAGAAAAGTTCAAATACCATTATATAATTGATCACATTTAGCCATTTCAATGATTGTCCAAGTTCAATCCCACAACTtggtattgaaaaaaaaacaaattgatcaGTCATTGCGGATGAAATTTTGAGCTTCTATTTCCGAAAAAACTTAAACTTGTCATTTTATAAGTTGAGAAATACAGAAAGAGAAAGGGAGGAAGTAGTCCCACATCGACAAACTACTCCTAGAAACTATAGTTTATAAACCCACAACAAGGTCACGTTATCGCCGAGCTTAGTAACTCAAGCTTATTACCCAAGTGGGGGCACAAAAGTGTTGGAACGCTGTCCCAGCTATAGCGGGTCGGGTCATGCTTGGCAATGTTCTGGCCCGCCCGTTCCAAGCAAGGAGTCGGGTCATGTGTCTTGAGCGAAGGCTCTGGTCACATGGTCCTTAGACAGGAGGGCAAAGCGTGAGGCTGGTTTCACAGAGCAGCGATAACCTCCCTCTCCTTGCAGTGGAAGGATAACGGGTCGGAGCCAACTTGAAGTCTACAATAATCTATCTTTCTTGTCAATTACTtcatcttttgatttttttgacctATTTGTCATCTGCGTTGAAATTTGACTCATTTgctttggtttgaaaatgcCCACTTGCTTGGTGACTTTGGGTTTGGAGTTAACCATTTGCACCCCCATATAAGCCATCTTATTCTCATTTGAGGAGTGGCCTCCACATTTGGTGAGAGAGaaggtttctctctcttttgtttgGGTGGAGGTGCACCAAATTTGAAAGAGAACAAGGGCAACCATCAATTTGAAGAGGGATCACTCATCTGACATTGGAATTCAAGTGTTGACATTGGAATTCATATTGTACATTTACAAATTTACATAAAGCTACCCCCTAAAACTAACCACATCAACTAAGATGATGAACGGCGCCATTAGCCACCTCCATGAAACGCAGCAAGATCATGACCGTCGACGCTGGGACGCTCACGGTGACGAGAAGCATCATGGAGAGAGCTAAACTAGGCCTAGTGTTCATGAGATATGATTGAAGACAACCGACCAAATTGCAAATATACTCATCATAACTTGCGTAGCATTGCTTCTCCCAATGCATCCAATGTTGAGGAGGCTCGTAGTTCCTCTCCACCATTTTCATCTCATGAATACGTTTTCTCAGAACAATCAAGCTCTCGTCGACGGTAGATCGCCCTCCGTAATGGTCCCTTGTAGCAGCTACAACAACCATGCCAGTTCTAGCAGTTGATCGCTTTGATCTTCTGTGCCCAaatccaagttttggacattGAGATTGACCAGAGAAAAATGGCGGAGGAGGAAGTGGCGATGAACAAAGACAATTTGCTTCCATGGGAAGAAAGATGTTTGAAGTGAAGAGTGTTTTTGGATCGATGGAGAGAACTGACTATTGGTTCTGTATTTATGGATGTGCACATCAAGATCCAAGGATGGGCTAAACAAAACTTAAAGAGCCTCAACCAAAGGCTAGTGGGTGATTGACACGTGTTGCTTCTCCGCGTTTTTTAGTTAGATCTGAAATCATGGTATCACGTGTCGTTGCATGGTTAGCTGCTTGTGACTTGGTGAAGCGAAGCCGGCCAGCATTTGACattcatattcatattcaGGGTCGGCGCTTTTTATTAGTGTTTTAATCAAGCATAGAGGGTTATGAATTGTTTATGGCACCgagtttcataattttaagTTTGTCAATGTATGTAGGTACTTTCCAATGTATGCAACATTAAATaaagtgattatatatatatatatatcggtCATGCTAGGAAgatcaatttcatatattaaCTTGTGTATAGAGCAGGGCGTATgatacacaagttggtatttAAAGTTAGTCTCTCtagcattttcttttatatatatatatatatatatatatagggtcaGGATTGGGAGACACACATAAACCACACATTTTGACACATTTTTAGCCTTTAGATCTAAGAGCATCCAATGGTTAGAAATGCATATgagataattttatttcaaaataaaatttacttttgaaaacatttaaTGCACAGTTCATCTTTCCTCTACACCACCtgcttttctctctcctttcccCCTTAGCcgtcttcttctctctctctctctctctctctctctctctctctcacacacacacacaccttTCCTCCTtatcaaggtctaaaatatcgatgatatcggaaatatcagtagtccaaaaatatggaaatttcgatggaaatatcgggatattatcgatatcgataaaaattgaataaaaaccatggaaattgtaagaaaaacttgaaaatttttattgaaactttggagaatgtctatttagtcaattatctatgagtttatcacaaaaaattagaaggaaatgcattgcatgatggatttaactaatttaagttgattatacagcaagcgggcaaacactatgagtgtaaaaaatatgtaataattaatgaaaaaagattaaatacaccgtaatcattcatatataatgatttactataatattttacactttatacattgcatggtaagatacatgaatgatttagtaccacatagagttcctacgaggttcaaatttttcactatcttcatcatctctatgtgtagagtaagtgtattatgaagagtagtcatcaaatgataaatccccaaaatagttttgcatgtaattgttaacataccacccatataaatataaatattttagtatattattacaaaaacataagtgatatggtgtttaaggtgttggaggagtaaaatgggaggggttcatatcccctttgtgcttttttctcccctttttccctttttttttatttttttatttttattaaaactttttttttccttcacatcgatatttttgatattttcgatattttagcgatattacaccgatattttgacaaaatattgctgaaatatgagcgaaattatcgacatcgatattttccgatattatcgtcgatattgtcgatatttatacgatatgtatatggatatgttccgaaatatccgtgattcaaaaaaatcgaaatatcctcgatatttcctcgatattatcgatatttcagaCTATGCTCCTCATACATACCTTGTTGTCTTCTTCgaaatttcagaaaaaatatcagaatttaaACTCTTCTGAAATTTTCAAATGGGTTCCATAAGTATTAACAAACTTGATTTACcacaaaaaaggagaaaaatagaaacttTGAAAGACTTCAATTTTAAGGGAGGAAAAGAGAACCTTTGAAAGCCTTAAATTTTGACTAACAGCAGAGCATGAAGCTTCTGTTTCTCTGTTATCAcatggaaaaaaaacagaaaaaagactTGAAGTATTGAACCAAAACAGAAGACGTCCATAAGTACCTATCTCTTTCAATCTCTCTTACTTGCATTGCAAGTGTGGTCTCATTGTGATGTACAAATACTGAAGCCTTTGTTGCAATATCAcaaaattgaaccaaaaagAACTCTTCTCACTGTAAGCTATGTGCTGTCCCCATCAAAATTAGTAGCATGTGATGAAGCCATCGTGTGGTATATCGTCGATGTTTGTTATGACTGGTGTACCAACCACAAGATGAGAGAGAATTTGGCGATTGAGGAAATTGTTTGGGAGTGGGGGAAGAGAGACATACTAATACACAGTACTGATGTTCTTTTTCTGTTCAATCCAGCCGTGAAAGATGCGGGCAGGTCAGAATTGAAAGCAATATAGAGAGTAAAAGGTGGGGAAGATGAAAGGGCTTGAACACTTTTCTGGGTTAGAGCATCGTAATTAAAAGACAATGAaaagagaattattggaagtgTATTGCGTATGTGGGTGGGGCTAAGACTACCATCTACTTCATCATTACCAGAAAGCCACCGGAACAATTTTtacagaaaaaaaaggagaagaagaagagtttcaaaaacacacacacacacactcgaGTATTAACTACTGATATTCCCAATgcatataattaaagaaatacaAACTAATTTGCCATTTTAAGTCCTTTCTTAACCATTGAAAGTGCCTAAATCTAATGGCTTAAAATGTGTGTCCAAATGTGTGGCCTGACATATCAATCGGTACCCAAAATTAGTGCACTATATTGGTGTCAAAAATTTAGCATATTAAGTTGGTATCTGTAGCATTACGGACGATATTATATCATTGAATCTAACATATGTGACAGAGACTAGAAATTCCACGTGTCAAGTCCACACTGAAGCAGACCTATAATTCTAGGAGAGGTGCCAACATCAGTCGGGTGCGTGCGTGACTGAACGCCATTGACTTGTGTGGGCCCCACTACAAGCGTCGTACAAATCAACGGCTAGCATTCGTTTACCATATAGCCAGCAAGTCAACCATAGATAATACAGCAAGAAAGGATAATAATATCCGAATGAATTACAACGAAATCTGTGATGATATCATATTACAGACAAGACAATTGTGCTTCCACTTGATGGATCTCTTCTATCATTCGAGACCTAATGTGATAATAGAACTTGAAAATCATTTCATCAATTGATTTGTACACAAATATCACAACAGTGAAGAAATATTAGTAAAAATTAGCTTACAAAGAAATTTAAAGCTCAAAACTTAATCTGATATGGTTTGCACACACAGGGaaacaagaaaatggaaaaagatgaacaaaatcCGTAGTAGTGTAAGTAAATGTTCACACATACAAGGTGAATCGAATCATGTACCGGTGGGGGAGGATTATAACACAGCATCAGTCATCATAGGATGAGTGAGGAGCAGCTGTGCATCCAGGGTCAAAGGGATCTTCAGATCCACAACAATGCCAGTATTGAACAACTTTTCCAGAGTCAGGAGTGTTCATGGTGCCCCCAGTGTGCACACTCTCAAACTTCCTCTTTGTTTCTCCTAAGGGAGCACAGGTGTTAAAAGCACTATAccagaaaaccaaaacatCTGGAATGAAAGATATAACACACTGAACGTGATACTAGGAACTATGGGGAAATGAATAAGTAAATAAACATGACATTAATAACTATAACAGAGTTCAAACAAGgtattttaaaatgaaattaaagctTCATCATATCTTTGGGCATCAATGTAATACGATCTAAGTGACGTAACCATATAAACTATACTCCTTTCAtggacccaaaacaaaaaaaaaacttcagttGCAACTGATACAAAATAGCACAAAGTAAATTTTGAGCAATATGCAGACAGTACTGAAAGAAAAACACTCCTTGTCAACTCCTTCCATTTCTCAAGCAGATAAAACTGAGCTTAAGAGGAATAAGTCCCTTTCTATTCTGTCTGAGTTTAAGcagaaagtaaaaacaaaaaaaaaaggcattgCTTTTGACATGCactcttttatttgtttataaactttctatatatatatagatacataTGGATATACAAACAAGTTGCTTTCTCATGCATTGCCTTTTAGATATGGAAGAGCCACTGAttcatgaaaagaaaaatgcagaaACATAGCCTTCACTTCAATTATCTAAACTCAGTCAGCCACATTGAATAACATCTTTAAATATAGACAAGACCTCGAGATTCTTTCTCCCTACGTTCAGTTAACTTTTGCTAACCAGTTCAATTATTCCTTACTcattacttttgaaaaagcaAGACCGCTGACGAATTTCTCCGAATTGGATATATCCTTGAAACCCCAAAACCACAATCCACAAgctaataatattatttcacTGCAGGAATGATGATAACGATTATATTTAAGCAACATTGAAACTCTACATATTCCCTTCCAACTGTTTGAGAGTTATGTCTCCCATAACCTTTCCCCTATGTATTCCTTTCCACCCTCAAGAAGAAGCCTTCTTGAAAAACGATCATGCTTAAGATTTTCAGTGATCCGAAATATTTACAAACGGATGCCTTTTCCCATCTTATAGCAAAATGAATCACAAATTGTTGATTATGTTTGATTACTGTGCCCAAGAGGGTTTGCTGATTAGCCTACAGCAAAAATCTTGGCCGAAATGCAAACTACAAACCAATGCAAATTCACAACTGTTTCGTCCTCCTCGAAGAATGCAGGTGAAAATTTACAAGTAATGCATTTCCAAGAAATTGACAAACATGAATCGCCCAAAACCCATTAGCACTGCATAATAGCTGAAAGTTCACAAGTCCCACATGCATAAACACAAACACAGGAACTCACTCACAAGAATTTCGAATTCAATGGCAGGTAAGTTTCGAATTCAGCGAGTATGTGCACATAGAATTGAATACTCAAACTTAGGAAGCCACAATATTCAAACATGAGTATGCTTATAATATTTCTGGGCTCATAAAGCCCAGAAATTTTGGTTAACTTCATTCAAAGCCAAGCTAATCAGCAAGAAAACAGAGATTAAGACCCTTTGGCTTTAAAATGTCATTCAACAAGAACATATACAATTCATGAAAACCATTAAATCTAATTTCAtacaagaaagaagagaaggcaGAAATCAGCTACCTCCGAAATGAGCTGTGTGAAAGCGACAAGCCCGGGGGTTATTGATGGAAGGGTCGAATTGGGTTTTGCAATTCTTGCAAGTCCTGAGGATTATTTCATTGCTAGGCGTCGCTGAGCATCGAAATGCAGCCAATCTCAATGTGTGTTTTGGCTTCTGATGAAGAGAAAGCAAAGGACTCGGTGAATGAGCAAAAcccaaagccaaagccatcACAACTTCACAACCCACAAAACAATTACCACCTTCTCCAGTATTAAAAATCATCCAAAAATGATTGTGAAGAACGGGTCGGGTCAGTGTCGGGTCGGGCCTTCGGGTCGATCTGGAGTCTGGGACTGGGTTCCCTTGTCACCATTTATCACACTGACACAGTGACAGTGACACAGTCACGGACTAGAGGTTAAAGGACTACAATGccctctcatttcttcttctgcaGGTGGTTTCGTTTCGTTTGCAATCCCTCCCTAGAACCCGAGGGTTTCCAATTTCCACTTCCTATTTGGTACCAAAATTCAGTTTCGACTCAGATAGTAAATTGTGTAGAAATTGAGCTTTAGAAAATGGCTAAAAATCGGAAGAACAACGATAACGATGAACCAAACACTGCTCCAGAGCCTGACCAATGGTACAACCTATCCCTAGGTTCCTCCTTTGTGGATCACCGTCCCTCCCCAAAATTCTGTACTTTACGTTGTAAGTCTCAGTATcctataaattttttgtgggTTCTGTTTGTCTGCCCAGAAAACTgaggaaaatgaaagctttCGGAGTATCATATATGAATTATGATTAGTCTGTTATGAAAGAAAATCTAAATATAAAGCTTTTCAAGTCTTTAATTGTGTaaacttgttttgtttttaatttgcacCATCCAAAACTTGTGAAATTAGAAACTTATACTATCACTTAGTTGTTCTTTGATTTGAACTTCTCTGCTACCAATAGAGAGTCATGATGTCAAACTTTGTACCAAGTTtgttactttattttctttttcttttttcagatgAATTTAAACCAGCTTCAATTGATAAGAATCAACCTGGTTCGTTCCACAAGAGCAAGGACAACAGGGTTACAGTTGAGTTTCACAACAACCAACAAGGAAAACCCAAGGTTACTTTTGAAGGTGTCAGTGAGGATTACAAGGAGCATGATGCTGTTTTGTTCTTTGATGGTGAGAGTTTTCGGTTGGAGAGGTTGCACCGAGCAGTGAAGCGGTTGAGACATCTAAGGCTGCCTGGTGAATCTGCAGCTCCAGCAGCCTCAGTCACGAGTACATCAATTTCAGCACTGGAATCTTATTCTCCACCATCTGGTGGAAAAGGAGCAAAGCTTCAGTCTTTGAACAAGGATGTTCTTCCTCATATGCCGGTAAGTTGCATTGATTTTATTATCATTCATATCTGTTGAATGAAGAAAGAAGGCTGAAGTGTGATCTGTCTCAAAACAGGGATAATTGTATGTGTAATTGCATACGCATTGCATATCCAGGGATATTGATTGACTTTGCAGTAGAGTATTTGATCTTGTGATACAATCTATGAAACCTGAGTAGAGTTAAGGTCAGGGCTTGCAATATCTGAGATTTAAACCAATTTTTGCGTCATATAATTTATGTTTCACCACCACAACCAGAATACTGAATATCAGAGATCTGCCTATGCTGGCACATGTGGTTTGTGTGCCCGGTCTTTGTTGCTTGCACTAATCAGTCACAATCACCTCCTTATGAATGGGAGCGGTAGCAATATGAAACTCATACCCCtcactattattattttgcacATCATGGAATCAAATGAAATCTTGCGTCTTTGTTGtactttgtattttctttttgctgtCTATGGGGCTGAATTCATCTTCTTGGTGTGCTAACTGCTATTATCATATCTAGAGAAAGTTGCCCATATCCTTCTGTTCTGCTTCACTTATAACCTGAAGTATTGAATGCtgcaaatttttttcccttttgttaAATAGAATTGTGAAAGAATTGGATTTGTTAAATAGCATGAACATCTCTTTCTGATTGCACATTCCTTACAGGAATTCTTACAATTATATGATGATTCAAACTTCTTGCTTACATGTAATTGTACAGGTGGAGGTGAAAGGAATTGATATCAACAACTCAGAGAGCATAGGTACATGTGTTCTTAAACCCCTGTTTGTTCTATGGTAATTTTGTTATTCTGCATTATATGATGCAATCTTCTAATGTTTGACCTTCATGACTGGatttcttcaaattcaaataataatgTCATAATGGTActtatttttcacaaaataagATGATACATGTAAGTAACAGATGCATGATGACCGTCAACTTTCTTTCGCTATCCTGCGCCAGGTGGAGCCTTTTAATGAGAAAGTTGTTCTTATTAGCTTAAAACGTTTTTCTGTGCAAAATACACTGCCTTCAGAGAACATGTGATTATATAAATCATCCTTcttttttatactttttattttcaatttgaagttgaacaGAAAAGTTGAAtttgtaaaattaaatgttgataaaaataaaataaaattgtagtTGCATATACTGCAATAAAAATCAATggtagtttgattttttttctttggtattTTGGTGTTCTGAATTGACTTTTGATGATTAAACAGATGGACTTACATTAAATGCCTTAATTATTGCAGTTTTTTAATctagcttttaaaaaaaaaaaaacatgttgaTACTTTTTATAATCTTCTTTCTAGCCCCAGGCCCAACATCTGAAGCTGACAAGGATTTTGATTGTCCACCTTCCTTACCAAATCCACCAGCTGCATCTCCTGATGCAGAACCTAGAAGTGATGAGATGGATGAAGAAGTAGATGTTGtcattgatgatgatgatgatgatgatgttgttgTGAATGAAACAACTGGGAAAGGAAAGTCTCCTGTAAATGAATTTCACACTGGCATTGACATTAACATACCTCATCCAGGTGATCTGGATGATGAGATTGCTGATGTAGATGTAGATGATGTGGTGGATAATGTCCCAAATGCTGCAGAAGCCCTTAGAGCTCAAGTGAATGCTGAGGTGGGAGGGAAGCAGACTTCAAGCTCTAGTGATAGTAGTGGGAGTGAGAGTAGTGGGAGTGAAAGCGGCAGTGGAAGTGGCAGTGGAAGTGAAAGCGAGAGTGCGAGTAGCAGCAGTGATACTGAAAGCAGTGAAGGTGGTGACTCAGTAAATTCTATCTAGTTATAAAGACCTTACGTAGCAAAGTAGTAAGTACATAACATAGCTAGCATTAATGTGATTCTCCATGGAAAAATGCTCCTCGGAAGTAGTAGGTACAAAATGATGCAAACATGTCTCACTCTTGCTACTAGGGtgaaaatttgattgaaaGCTTGGTAATTGTGTACATCTAGACCACCATCTGGTACAGCAGAGATCCCATGTGAGGGTCTCTTCTCCAATTTGGTTGACATTCTTGAGTAGATCTAACAATTTGATAGGAGATTGACCAAGTAAACTGTATTGTAAATTATGTAGATTGCACTACTTTTTATGATGTATCTAATACCAAGGGACATGGTCTCGGAGGACAAAAACTGATGGATTGTAATGTTTATTAGCATCTATTTTATTCACTATTTTACTGCCTTCGAATTTTCGATGTGTCTAATCACATTTGAAACAAAgtgttgaaataaaaaaattcattgacAGCAAATTAAATATTGGTCCAAGTTTAAAGAAGTTGGGCTCATAGCTAAAATGGTTTTGTGGACTTATTGCTAAATTGGTTTAGGCCCAaatgaattaatattaatatttttacaaagaaaatattaacgTACTGAAAGCAGTATTAGAACATGTACATTGAGGGGGTGACTGTAATGGGAAATTACTCTCACCCACACAGTACGTGAGGCCATAACTGGCTCCACTCTATCAGTTCCTCTAAGTCTATAAAAAGGGATTAAAGGAGGCAAAGAAcacataataaaaaaagcacCAAACTGCTGAAGAAatacacaaagaaaaaaacacccAACTGCTGCAGAAAtacatagaagaaaaaaagaaacaccgAACTACTGCAGAAATCCAAAGAATAGAAGCAAGCAAAAGAGATACGAAGCTTTGTCACAATACCACTAAGAAGGTATAAACAAATTCATTTAAGTATCCTTTATGAACAACTGACTTGCaggtaaaaaaatatgtatgtgAGGCCATTGTACAGAAGCCTGAACTTCCTCCATGTTTGATATCAAGAAATGTATCATATCAACAGAGACCTCAGCAGAGGAAAAATGTGAACAAATCCTCCCAAATTGGCAATAATTATGCTACTTACACAAAGAGAGCTCTCACAAGGACCTCTCTGTTGTGAATTACAGATGGGCTTCTGCAAGAACCCCACTGTACAAGTGTTGTGAACCCCTTGTGAGTGTCCATAGGCACATTGTGGTACTCAGAGAAGACCTTGCGAGTGTTCTTGagtaccaaaaacaaaaaaaatcaacagttCAGACGCTTTGTTACATGCTCAACCCACCTTCAGCAGAGCGAAATTCCAAATCTGCAGTTTGGAGAAAGAACAGGTAGCAAAACGTGCTGCAAATGGAGAAAATGAATAACTCTATTTTAATCTCACCCATTGGCataaacagaagaaaatatattaaagGAGATGCAGAAATTACTGAGTGCCAGAAAGCTTACAAAAGCTGATGATTCACACCCATGTTCTGTGCTTCAAAATttgccaacaaagaaaaaatcccCAGCCAGACAGCCCAAGAAAATTATTAAGCCAGCACTCCTCTGTAgcaaattgcaaatatcataaaaGCTTCTCACTTTGTTGCTGGCAAAACATGAAGCAACTGAGACAAAGCAAAGCCAACATCTCAATTGGCAGTATGATGGCCCTCTCAAATGATGTGAGTCTACAAAGGGAAATATGCAAAGCCTTAGAAATTCCAATCAAgttggaaagaaaagaaggcacAAAGCATCagcaagcaaaagaaaaaatggctCACCAAGAAGCCTCCTGTGTTGGGGCTATTGAAGAACCCAAATGCAACATAAGCCAAGAACAAAGAAAGCCTTCTTGTCAAGTCAATACAAAACCAAAGatgagtattttttttattatccaAAGGACTCTAAACACATAATGGGTAAAGACAAAACCCATTTTGGTGGAAGTCTGCCACAAGTACAtaggaaacaacaaaaagccaaaaaaaggTCAAGCATGGATTCGTGGCTGAACTTTGAGATTAAAAAATGGGAGAAGGTTCAGCTATGAAGTTGGTACTGCCAAACTCAACAAAATACACAAATAGCTCTTTGGCTTGTGCATGTTGTGTTAGgcaaagaaacccaattcgTGTTGCacataaggaaaagaaagaagaaatggcTTACAGGACCTACTCTAAAATAAAAGAGGGTTGAGGTTATGTTATTGTGtcagaacaaaaaaaacacagagttGGGAAGGCCAAGGAGAGACCAGCAAAAACAaggaagatgaaaagaaacaaaaagacaaaaagaagaaaagtagcaaataaagaataataagCTCTGTACTTCTTTTTGGTTCAAAAGCTCTATATTTCTTTTGACAAACAAACGATGCCTTTCAAGTTCCCAGACTTtaaactaataatttaataggCTATAAGGTCTAATTCTGACAGAAAGGAGCAAAGGAAAGGACCAACCTTGTTTTGATATCTCTTTGGTTTTGGCGTTCCAAACTCAAAGCTCTGAAGTGATTATGGCTAGCGGGTAGCTGAAGAGATATAGAAATTGGTCCAGTTTGAGTTTAATTTAAACTACTCCGGATAAAGATGAGAGTGACTCAGTTTGGATTAATCTCTACTACTCCAAATAGATATCGGTTTCAAATGCAGTTGGCTCTCAAAGCCTCTCTGATGTGGGCTTTTTGTTTATGGGACAACTAATGAAAATGTCAAGACCTGAAAACAAATTGATGGGttgacaaaataaattacCCATTAACtctcaaaagcccaaaatattttatagGTGGTCCAAATAAATTATGTGGTTCATGGATTAATCCTTAAAAACCATATGTGAGTAAATTAATGGGCTCTTTAAAAtgccttttaattttctttggac
It encodes:
- the LOC18783748 gene encoding uncharacterized protein LOC18783748, with amino-acid sequence MEANCLCSSPLPPPPFFSGQSQCPKLGFGHRRSKRSTARTGMVVVAATRDHYGGRSTVDESLIVLRKRIHEMKMVERNYEPPQHWMHWEKQCYASYDEYICNLVGCLQSYLMNTRPSLALSMMLLVTVSVPASTVMILLRFMEVANGAVHHLS
- the LOC18781873 gene encoding ELL-associated factor 2 isoform X1, producing MAKNRKNNDNDEPNTAPEPDQWYNLSLGSSFVDHRPSPKFCTLRYEFKPASIDKNQPGSFHKSKDNRVTVEFHNNQQGKPKVTFEGVSEDYKEHDAVLFFDGESFRLERLHRAVKRLRHLRLPGESAAPAASVTSTSISALESYSPPSGGKGAKLQSLNKDVLPHMPVEVKGIDINNSESIAPGPTSEADKDFDCPPSLPNPPAASPDAEPRSDEMDEEVDVVIDDDDDDDVVVNETTGKGKSPVNEFHTGIDINIPHPGDLDDEIADVDVDDVVDNVPNAAEALRAQVNAEVGGKQTSSSSDSSGSESSGSESGSGSGSGSESESASSSSDTESSEGGDSVNSI
- the LOC18782846 gene encoding uncharacterized protein LOC18782846; its protein translation is MIFNTGEGGNCFVGCEVVMALALGFAHSPSPLLSLHQKPKHTLRLAAFRCSATPSNEIILRTCKNCKTQFDPSINNPRACRFHTAHFGGETKRKFESVHTGGTMNTPDSGKVVQYWHCCGSEDPFDPGCTAAPHSSYDD
- the LOC18781873 gene encoding ELL-associated factor 2 isoform X2 — its product is MAKNRKNNDNDEPNTAPEPDQWYNLSLGSSFVDHRPSPKFCTLRYEFKPASIDKNQPGSFHKSKDNRVTVEFHNNQQGKPKVTFEGVSEDYKEHDAVLFFDGESFRLERLHRAVKRLRHLRLPGESAAPAASVTSTSISALESYSPPSGGKGAKLQSLNKDVLPHMPVEVKGIDINNSESIGPTSEADKDFDCPPSLPNPPAASPDAEPRSDEMDEEVDVVIDDDDDDDVVVNETTGKGKSPVNEFHTGIDINIPHPGDLDDEIADVDVDDVVDNVPNAAEALRAQVNAEVGGKQTSSSSDSSGSESSGSESGSGSGSGSESESASSSSDTESSEGGDSVNSI